A single region of the Salvia splendens isolate huo1 chromosome 18, SspV2, whole genome shotgun sequence genome encodes:
- the LOC121776172 gene encoding BTB/POZ and TAZ domain-containing protein 4-like has protein sequence MNCKNQECSLPLPPPLPSSKTGLLTSGLKKRENCFCAHNAVNTSLDRLFDEAYRADISVSTEDGGIIYAHSSILGMASPVLKAMLTKLKGRGQRKPPSILIRGVPSEAVCVFIRFLYSSCYEDEKMREFAMHLLVLSHAYAVGQLKRVCEHWLETKLINSENVVDIFQLALLCDAPRLSVMCHRFIVTHIKAVQATDGWQDMRTSHPVLEKELIQSLADEDALQKDRRRKQNERKMYMQLYEAMEALVHICRDGCRTIGPHDKALCDDQGPCEYSACKGLEALVRHFAGCKTRGTGGCGQCKRMWRILELHSRLCPSWDDCRVPLCREFRQRRRKQNKKDVRWRILVKKIVRSKSITGAPFLSLDST, from the exons ATGAATTGCAAAAATCAAGAATGTTCACTGCCTCTTCCCCCTCCATTGCCCTCTAGCAAAACAGGATTGTTAACAAGTGGATTGAAGAAAAGGGAGAATTGCTTCTGTGCTCACAATGCTGTAAACACTTCGTTGGATCGTCTCTTCGATGAGGCCTACCGAGCTGATATCTCCGTTTCAACTGAAGATGGTGGCATCATCTATGCTCACTCCAGTATTCTT GGAATGGCTTCTCCAGTCTTGAAGGCTATGCTGACCAAATTGAAAGGCCGAGGTCAGAGGAAACCGCCATCAATCCTAATTCGCGGGGTTCCATCTGAAGCTGTTTGTGTCTTCATCCGATTCCTATATTCATCATG CTACGAAGATGAAAAGATGAGGGAATTCGCGATGCATTTGTTGGTGCTGTCTCATGCATATGCCGTTGGACAGCTAAAGCGTGTATGTGAGCATTGGCTGGAGACGAAACTGATCAACAGCGAAAATGTGGTTGATATCTTTCAACTTGCCTTGCTGTGTGATGCTCCTCGTCTGAGCGTCATGTGCCATCGCTTCATTGTAACACACATCAAGGCAGTTCAAGCCACGGATGGGTGGCAGGACATGCGAACAAGCCATCCAGTCCTGGAGAAAGAACTGATTCAGTCTTTGGCCGATGAAGACGCT CTACAAAAGGACAGGAGGCGGAAGCAGAACGAGAGGAAGATGTACATGCAGCTGTACGAAGCAATGGAGGCGTTAGTTCACATATGCAGAGATGGATGCCGGACTATAGGGCCACACGACAAGGCCCTATGCGATGATCAAGGCCCTTGTGAATACTCGGCTTGTAAGGGCCTTGAAGCACTCGTTCGCCACTTTGCTGGATGTAAGACGAGAGGCACAGGAGGATGCGGCCAATGCAAGCGAATGTGGCGAATCTTGGAGCTGCACTCGCGCCTTTGCCCCAGTTGGGACGATTGCAGAGTGCCATTGTGCAG AGAGTTTAGGCAGAGAAGAAGAAAACAGAACAAAAAAGATGTTAGATGGAGAATTTTGGTGAAGAAAATAGTGAGATCAAAGAGTATAACTGGAGCCCCTTTCCTCTCTTTGGATTCAACTTAA
- the LOC121777674 gene encoding formin-like protein 6 codes for MRANCIISIFLTLSFVAHSKFIGEEEKNNRRILHQPLFPYTSSPPPPPPPSPPAAPDQDHPFFHELPNGPPVDQGQQTPSTTTTSTAAATPPVPRQTNSIKKLAIAVSSAMLSLAMLSAVVFLLYKCRIKRMDESQKLVGGNSQRMNEESRMPPSNFLYIGTVEPSATSIANDVAASPYRKLNSGKQSSRYRPSPDLQPLPPLTKPPLPQPPSINSLPPMSSSDDESHDTNFYTPQGSSMNNESPSSRHSYWTNSISHTNRVAHSKRTSPKSRLSASSPDTKPVIIPSIKQSVPPSPPPPPPNSSLQPSKSMPFTPKRTKFARPPPPPDMARLQSISDDDQQTSVIPAPAPPPPPPPPPPPPPLPPSLPPQLSSIPRKFGDVQQYRPPPFSNKVIKLQSKNTSPKSNQSPTKGVSLTEEVDIEDKSGSKPKLKPLHWDKVRASSDRATVWDQLNSSSFQLNEDAMESLFGFNSANSVAKDATKKSATEQEIRVLDPKKSQNIAILLRALNVTKEEVAEALLDGNPEGLGPELLETLVKMAPTKEEEIKLKDYKGECSKLGSAERFLKAILDIPFAFKRVEAMLYRANFHTEVAYLRKSFQTLEEASEELKNSRMFLKLLEAVLRTGNRMNDGTNRGDARAFKLDTLLKLVDVKGTDGKTTLLHFVVQEIIRSEGTDSDPSSETKTNSQSKEEEFKKQGLHIVSGLSKEIGSVKKAAGMDSDVLSSYVSKLEMGLQKVKLVMQYERQSTQGKFFNSMKEFLKEATEEITRIKDEERKALSLVKEVTEYFHGNAAKEEAHPFRIFMIVRDFLSILDNVCKDVGKMHDRATVGAGRSFRMPATASLPVLNRYHMCPDTSPGEDSM; via the exons ATGAGAGCTAATTGTATCATTAGCATTTTCTTGACCCTATCATTTGTTGCACACTCCAAATTCATTGGTGAAGAGGAGAAAAACAACAGGAGGATTCTGCATCAACCGCTCTTTCCATACACTTCATctccgccgccaccgcctcctCCGTCCCCGCCTGCAGCTCCGGACCAAGACCATCCCTTCTTCCATGAGCTTCCGAATGGACCCCCAGTGGATCAGGGCCAGCAAACGccatccaccaccaccaccagcactGCTGCGGCAACCCCACCTGTCCCCCGGCAGACCAATTCGATCAAAAAACTCGCCATCGCTGTCTCGTCTGCGATGCTGTCACTGGCGATGCTGTCGGCAGTGGTGTTCCTTCTCTACAAGTGCCGCATCAAGCGTATGGATGAGTCGCAGAAGCTTGTTGGAGGGAATTCGCAGAGGATGAATGAGGAATCCAGAATGCCGCCTTCGAATTTCCTGTACATTGGCACGGTGGAACCGTCTGCAACGAGCATAGCCAACGACGTGGCCGCCTCGCCCTATCGGAAGCTGAACTCGGGGAAGCAATCTAGTCGTTATCGGCCGAGCCCTGACCTGCAGCCACTGCCGCCATTGACGAAGCCTCCGCTGCCGCAGCCTCCGAGCATCAATTCGCTGCCACCGATGTCGTCCTCCGACGACGAGAGCCACGACACCAACTTCTACACTCCACAAGGGTCATCGATGAACAACGAGTCGCCTAGCTCACGCCACAGCTACTGGACTAACAGCATTAGCCACACTAATCGAGTTGCTCATTCCAAGAGAACTTCACCTAAATCTCGCCTCTCAGCATCATCTCCGGATACAAAGCCGGTGATAATCCCCTCAATTAAGCAGTCGGTGCCGCCTTctccgccaccaccgccgccaaaTTCTTCATTGCAGCCCAGCAAATCAATGCCATTCACTCCCAAAAGGACCAAATTTGCAcgacctccaccaccaccagatATGGCACGGCTCCAATCAATAAGCGATGATGACCAGCAGACATCTGTAATCCCAGCTCCAGCTCCACCCCCACCCCCACccccaccgccaccgcctcctcctcttcctccatcGCTGCCACCACAGCTGTCATCTATCCCAAGAAAATTTGGAGATGTACAACAATATAGACCTCCACCATTTTCCAATAAAGTGATAAAACTACAGTCAAAGAATACTAGCCCCAAATCAAACCAGAGTCCTACTAAAGGTGTCAGTTTGACAGAGGAAGTAGATATAGAGGACAAGAGTGGATCTAAACCAAAACTTAAGCCTCTGCATTGGGACAAAGTACGAGCCAGCTCAGACCGAGCCACAGTTTGGGACCAGTTGAACTCCAGCTCCTTCCA GTTGAATGAGGATGCCATGGAGTCGCTTTTCGGATTCAATTCTGCAAATTCAGTCGCAAAAGATGCAACTAAAAAGTCAGCTACGGAGCAGGAGATCAGAGTGTTGGATCCAAAGAAGTCCCAGAACATCGCGATCCTATTACGCGCATTGAATGTCACAAAAGAAGAGGTTGCTGAAGCACTTCTAGATG GAAATCCAGAAGGATTGGGTCCTGAGCTCTTGGAGACTTTGGTAAAGATGGCACCAACCAAGGAGGAAGAGATAAAACTTAAAGACTACAAGGGTGAATGCTCGAAATTGGGGTCAGCAGAGAGATTCCTCAAGGCAATTCTTGATATTCCATTTGCCTTTAAAAGAGTGGAGGCCATGCTTTATAGAGCCAATTTCCACACAGAAGTAGCATACTTGAGAAAGTCTTTTCAAACACTAGAG GAAGCAAGTGAAGAATTGAAGAATAGCCGCATGTTCCTAAAGCTGCTTGAAGCTGTTCTACGGACAGGGAACCGCATGAACGATGGCACAAATCGCGGTGATGCGAGAGCCTTCAAATTGGATACATTGCTAAAGCTAGTAGACGTGAAAGGAACAGATGGCAAGACGACCTTACTTCACTTTGTTGTCCAAGAGATAATCAGGTCAGAAGGCACAGATTCAGATCCATCAAGTGAAACCAAAACGAATTCCCAGTCTAAGGAAGAGGAGTTCAAGAAGCAAGGATTGCACATTGTGTCCGGGCTAAGCAAAGAGATCGGCAGTGTCAAAAAAGCCGCAGGAATGGACTCGGACGTACTGAGCAGCTATGTCTCTAAGCTTGAAATGGGACTCCAAAAGGTCAAATTAGTCATGCAATACGAGAGGCAAAGCACTCAAGGAAAATTCTTTAATTCAATGAAAGAGTTTCTTAAAGAGGCTACTGAGGAAATCACAAGAATTAAGGACGAAGAAAGGAAAGCCTTGTCGCTGGTGAAAGAGGTAACAGAGTATTTTCATGGAAATGCTGCGAAAGAAGAGGCTCACCCTTTCAGGATTTTCATGATCGTGCGAGACTTTCTGTCTATACTGGATAATGTGTGCAAAGATGTTGGGAAGATGCATGATAGAGCaacagtgggagccgggagatcattcaggatgccaGCAACTGCATCGTTGCCGGTACTCAATAGATACCACATGTGTCCAGACACAAGTCCGGGGGAAGATAGCATGTAA